From Camelina sativa cultivar DH55 chromosome 7, Cs, whole genome shotgun sequence, one genomic window encodes:
- the LOC104704647 gene encoding uncharacterized protein LOC104704647, translating to MTATSLPSLNVIKIQILKVLAPSKIKIFLWKAVSGTTRGIKMDMRCQVCGLQGESINHILFTCTIARQIWALSGLPSPVGGFSLNSIYANMYDALLMGKNSKIDISIRRSFPCILWLLWKNRNNLIFEGRLFLVTDLVLKIRESSHEWFQAQELSQEEEEINNLQSPPKDSKSWRPPSKPWLKCNVATSWNQEKSLCGASWVLRNYEGRVLMHARTAICDVDTKDTAQLQGSLWAIESMRSLKIPRVMFAQDTKELVGATNRPDAWPNFRYHSECLLRALASLPHWRTVLEDRKTNLGAFLIARSVTREDRLQSYIALGYPFWLQKLFENEKCITPV from the coding sequence ATGACTGCAACTTCGTTACCCTCGTTGAATGTTATTAAGATACAAATCTTGAAAGTCTTAGCACCCTCAAAGATTAAGATTTTCCTCTGGAAAGCGGTCAGTGGCACAACCAGAGGCATTAAGATGGACATGCGATGTCAAGTTTGTGGGTTGCAGGGTGAATCGATCAACCACATCCTGTTTACTTGCACCATTGCCAGACAAATCTGGGCACTCTCAGGTTTACCAAGTCCAGTAGGTGGGTTTTCACTTAATTCCATCTATGCGAATATGTATGATGCCTTGCTTATGGGTAAGAATTCAAAAATTGACATAAGCATTCGAAGATCTTTCCCTTGCATTTTATGGTTGCTCTGGAAAAATAGAAACAACCTTATCTTTGAAGGAAGGCTCTTTTTGGTAACTGATCTGGTGTTGAAAATCAGAGAAAGTTCTCATGAATGGTTCCAAGCACAGGAACTTtctcaggaagaagaagaaatcaacaaCCTGCAGTCTCCGCCTAAAGACTCGAAATCTTGGAGACCGCCGTCTAAGCCATGGTTGAAATGCAATGTGGCTACCTCATGGAATCAGGAGAAAAGCTTATGTGGAGCCTCCTGGGTTCTAAGAAACTATGAAGGAAGAGTCCTCATGCATGCTAGAACCGCTATTTGTGATGTTGACACCAAGGATACTGCACAGCTCCAAGGAAGCCTATGGGCCATTGAGAGTATGAGAAGCTTGAAAATCCCGAGAGTGATGTTTGCGCAGGACACAAAGGAATTAGTCGGCGCCACAAATCGTCCTGATGCGTGGCCTAATTTCAGATACCACTCGGAATGCCTTCTCCGGGCCTTGGCTTCCCTCCCTCATTGGAGGACAGTATTAGAAGATAGAAAAACGAATCTGGGAGCTTTTTTGATTGCTCGAAGTGTCACAAGGGAGGACCGGTTGCAATCATATATAGCCTTAGGCTATCCTTTTTGGTTACAGAAACTATTCGAAAATGAGAAATGCATTACGCCTGTGTAA
- the LOC109125447 gene encoding uncharacterized protein LOC109125447, with the protein CIDYWGLNRVTVKNKYPLPRIDELLDQLRGATWFSNVNLASGYHQIPIDEADMRNTVFRTRYGHYEFMVMPFRLTNAPTTFMRLMNSVFQEFLDVSVIIFIDDILVYSKSPKEYAMHLRAILEKLREQKLFAKLSETLRMNLDVL; encoded by the exons tgcattgattattggggtttgaaccgggtcactgtgaagaacaagtaccctcttcccaggatcgatgagttgttggatcagttaagaggtgctacttggttctccaatgtaaatctggcgtcgggttatcatcagataccgatagatgaggcagatatGAGGAACACTgtattcaggacgaggtatgggcattatgagttcatGGTGATGCCTTTtaggttgactaacgcgccaacaacgtttatgagattgatgaacagcgtgtttcaggagtttctggacgtgtctgtcatcattttcatcgacgatatcttggtttattccaagagtcctAAGGAgtatgcaatgcatttgagggcaattctggagaagctgcgggagcagaagttgtttgctaagttgagc gagaccttgaggatgaacctcGACGTCCTCTAa